A region of Lycium barbarum isolate Lr01 chromosome 1, ASM1917538v2, whole genome shotgun sequence DNA encodes the following proteins:
- the LOC132627445 gene encoding nuclear cap-binding protein subunit 1: protein MSSWKNLLLRLGEKCPEYAGNADFKDQIEACFSVVRREIEHSGDDVFPFLLQCAEQLPHKIPLYGTLIGLLNLENEEFVRKLVENAQINLQDALETGQCNKIRILMRFLTVLMCSKVIQPSALVVVFESLLSSAATTVDEEKGIPSWQARADFYITCILSCLPWGGAELVEQVPEEIESVMVGVEAYLSIRRRVSDAGVSVFEDIEETNNAVNEKDFLEDLWSRVQDLSNRGWKLDSVPRPHLSFEAQLVSGKSHDLSPVSCPEQPGPPGVLSGIAFGRQKHEAELKYPQRIRRLNIFPSNKTEDLQPIDRFVVEEYLLDVLFFLNGCRKECAAYMVGLPVPFRYEYLMAETIFSQLLLLPQPPFRPIYYTLVIIDLCKALPGAFPAVIAGAVRALFDKIADLDMECRTRLILWFSHHLSNFQFIWPWEEWAYVLDLPKWAPQRVFVQEVLEREVRLSYWDKIKQSVENAPALEELLPPRGGGQFKYGAEDGTDPTERALSLELKDMVKGRKTAREMISWVEENVFPVHGFDVTLGVVVQTLLDIGSKSFTHLITVLERYGQVIAKMCTDDDQQVKLIAEVSSYWQNNAQMTAIAIDRMMSYRLISNLAIVRWVFSSSSLDRFHVSDSPWEILRNAVSKTYNRISDLRKEISSLEKSIVLAEGAASRARQELESAESKLSIIDGEPVLGENPVRIKRLKSYAEKAKEEEVSVRESLEAKEALLARAVDEIEALFLSLYKSFLAALAEPLHDASRDGTLRPSGHADDMAIDLEDSSVMELDKDDERPKKSHPNGSRERNGYNLDEKQQWCLTTLGYLKAFTRQYASEIWPHIEKLDAEVLTEDIHPLVRKAIYCGLRRPLDE from the exons ATGAGCAGTTGGAAGAATTTGCTTTTGCGACTGGGCGAGAAGTGCCCTGAATACGCTGGAAATGCTGACTTCAAAGATCAAATT GAGGCATGCTTTAGTGTGGTTCGCCGGGAAATTGAGCATTCTGGGGACGATGTTTTCCCC TTCCTTCTCCAGTGTGCTGAGCAGTTGCCTCACAAGATACCTCTGTATGGAACACTG ATAGGCCTTTTGAATTTGGAAAACGAGGAATTTGTCAGGAAATTAGTGGAGAATGCTCAAATTAATTTACAG GATGCGTTGGAGACTGGACAGTGCAACAAGATCCGTATATTGATGAGGTTTTTGACTGTTTTG ATGTGCAGCAAAGTTATCCAACCAAGTGCACTAGTGGTTGTTTTCGAAAGTTTACTATCATCAGCAGCGACTACTGTGGACGAAGAAAAAGGAATTCCCTCTTGGCAAGCACGTGCTGACTTCTATATTACTTGTATCTTATCGTGCCTTCCTTGGGGTGGAGCTGAACTTGTTGAG CAAGTTCCTGAGGAGATCGAAAGTGTTATGGTTGGTGTAGAAGCCTATTTAAGTATTCGAAGACGTGTGTCTGATGCTGGGGTTTCTGTCTTTGAGGATATTGAAGAAACCAATAATGCTGTCAATGAGAAG GATTTCTTGGAGGATTTGTGGTCTCGAGTTCAAGATCTGTCTAATAGAGGGTGGAAACTTGATAGTG TTCCCAGACCACACCTATCTTTTGAGGCACAGCTGGTTTCTGGAAAGTCTCATGATTTGTCTCCAGTAAGCTGCCCTGAGCAACCAGGTCCTCCCGGAGTTTTATCTGGAATTGCTTTCGGTAGACAAAAGCACGAAGCTGAGTTAAAATATCCTCAAAGGATAAGGAGGCTTAACATATTTCCTTCAAATAAAACTGAG GATCTTCAACCCATTGATCGCTTTGTTGTGGAAGAGTATTTATTGGATGTGCTTTTCTTCTTGAATGGATG TCGAAAGGAATGTGCTGCGTACATGGTTGGGCTGCCTGTACCATTCAGATATGAATATCTTATGGCTGAGACAATATTCTCTCAG CTTCTCTTGTTACCCCAACCGCCATTCAGACCAATATATTACACATTGGTTATCATTGATTTATGCAAG GCTCTGCCAGGGGCCTTTCCGGCGGTTATAGCTGGAGCTGTCCGTGCTCTTTTTGATAAAATAGCAGATCTAGACATGGAATGTCGGACACGTCTTATCCTTTGGTTCTCACATCATCT GTCAAACTTTCAATTTATCTGGCCATGGGAAGAATGGGCATATGTGTTAGATCTTCCAAAATGGGCCCCACAACGTGTGTTTGTTCAAGAGGTTTTGGAAAGGGAAGTCCGTCTTTCGTATTGGGACAAAATCAAGCAG AGCGTTGAGAATGCCCCTGCTTTGGAGGAGTTACTTCCACCAAGAGGTGGTGGACAATTTAAATATGGTGCAGAAGATGGTACTGATCCAACTGAGCGTGCACTTTCTTTAGAACTTAAGGACATGGTCAAAGGTAGGAAAACTGCCCGTGAAATGATTTCCTGGGTAGAAGAAAATGTTTTTCCAGTCCATGGTTTTGATGTTACCCTCGGAGTTGTTGTTCAAACACTTCTCGACATCGGATCCAAAAGCTTTACTCATTTGATTACTGTCTTGGAGAGATATGGCCAAGTCATTGCAAAGATGTGCACTGATGATGATCAACAAGTTAAGCTAATTGCTGAAGTAAGTTCTTACTGGCAAAACAATGCTCAAATGACAGCTATAGCGATTGACCGGATGATGAGTTATCGGCTTATATCTAATTTGGCCATAGTGAGATGGGTTTTCTCTTCATCGAGTCTTGATCGATTTCATGTTTCTGACAGTCCATGGGAG ATCCTCAGGAATGCTGTCAGTAAGACGTATAATCGGATTTCTGATCTAAGGAAAGAGATCTCATCCCTTGAGAAAAGTATTGTCTTGGCAGAAGGAGCTGCATCTAGAGCCAGACAAGAGTTGGAATCTGCCGAGTCTAAGCTGAGTATCATAGATGGGGAACCTGTTCTTGGTGAAAACCCTGTAAGAATAAAACGGCTAAAATCATATGCTGAAAAAGCAAAAGAGGAGGAGGTATCTGTTCGTGAATCTTTAGAAGCAAAGGAAGCTCTCCTTGCTCGAGCAGTTGATGAAATTGAG GCTTTGTTCCTTTCACTGTATAAAAGCTTCTTGGCTGCTTTAGCGGAACCCCTTCATGATGCATCCAGAGATGGAACCTTGCGGCCCTCTGGTCATGCAGATGATATGGCCATTGACCTTGAAGATTCTTCAGTGATGGAGTTAGACAAGGATGACGAAAGACCAAAGAAAAG TCATCCTAATGGGAGCAGAGAAAGAAATGGCTATAATCTTGATGAAAAACAGCAATGGTGTTTAACAACTCTGGGTTACCTCAAGGCCTTCACCAGGCAATATGCTTCAGAG ATATGGCCGCATATTGAGAAGTTGGATGCCGAGGTACTAACTGAAGATATTCATCCTCTGGTTCGAAAAGCTATATACTGTGGATTGCGAAGACCTTTGGATGAATGA